The Staphylococcus sp. KG4-3 genome has a window encoding:
- a CDS encoding glycosyltransferase family 2 protein: MRRAVISSDKEGIEEAVSVIVPARNEVENLPKLLNSIVKEQEIEVIIMDDGSTDDTPDVARYYGASVYTVKNDDTWQGKSHACWQGSQFASHNLLMFVDADVQFTNGYSIPRIVNQYYLQGAKGLLSIQPYHKIKKLYENISAIFNLMTIVGMNKFSIIKSSNKEQSAFGPVILTNKRDYELTQGHLKAKDQIIEGFAISKAYHNYDLPVKLYEGQGVVNFRMYPQGYKALLEGWSKHFALGSQVTKKSTLTFVFLWLFGSLVTILAIIFSVNLDPLYMILAIIFYFIYALQFHLFIRRTGNFSLITSICHPVFFICFVVIFIKSWLDINVFKRIHWKGRKIDL; the protein is encoded by the coding sequence ATGCGTCGAGCAGTTATAAGTAGCGACAAAGAAGGAATTGAGGAAGCTGTCAGTGTTATTGTACCTGCTAGAAATGAAGTTGAGAACTTACCTAAATTACTTAACAGTATAGTTAAAGAGCAAGAAATAGAAGTTATCATTATGGATGATGGTTCAACAGATGATACACCAGACGTTGCCCGATATTACGGAGCAAGTGTATATACTGTTAAAAATGATGATACATGGCAAGGTAAATCGCATGCTTGTTGGCAAGGTAGTCAATTTGCATCTCATAACTTATTGATGTTTGTTGATGCGGATGTTCAATTTACAAATGGTTACAGTATCCCTCGTATAGTCAATCAATATTATCTACAGGGCGCTAAAGGTCTACTTTCTATACAGCCTTATCATAAGATAAAGAAATTATATGAAAATATATCGGCTATTTTTAATTTGATGACAATCGTCGGTATGAATAAATTTTCAATAATTAAATCATCAAATAAAGAACAAAGCGCATTTGGGCCTGTTATTTTGACGAATAAGCGAGATTATGAACTGACACAAGGTCATTTGAAAGCTAAAGACCAAATTATCGAAGGGTTTGCCATAAGTAAAGCGTATCACAATTACGATTTGCCAGTTAAATTATATGAAGGTCAAGGGGTAGTCAATTTTAGAATGTATCCCCAAGGATATAAAGCATTATTAGAGGGATGGAGTAAACATTTTGCGCTTGGATCTCAAGTAACTAAAAAATCTACACTTACTTTTGTATTTTTATGGCTATTTGGGTCACTTGTAACTATTTTAGCTATAATTTTTTCTGTTAATTTAGACCCATTATATATGATATTAGCCATTATTTTCTATTTTATATACGCTTTACAATTTCACTTATTCATTAGAAGAACAGGCAATTTTAGTCTTATTACAAGTATTTGTCATCCAGTGTTTTTCATATGCTTTGTAGTGATATTTATTAAATCGTGGTTAGATATCAATGTGTTTAAACGTATACATTGGAAAGGCCGTAAAATAGATTTATAA
- a CDS encoding NAD(P)/FAD-dependent oxidoreductase: MGNKKVIVIGGGLGGISSAICMAQAGYKVDLYEQNKHIGGKVNRLEIDDYGFDLGPSILTMPKVFQHLFQQCGEKLEDYVSIRKLALQIRNVYPDGQIIDLYESMEDILINNETLSNKDIKQLTTFFNYAQKIHEVAKRSYFDKGLDTMSAIIRYHGPFSALKQFDYFHTMQQAINKRVENPYLREMLGYFIKYVGSSSYDAPAVLSLLPQMQHAEGLWYVDGGIHKLAEAMEQLARELGVYIHFNASVKHINYNNQSEVTGITLETNEEIYADYIISNMEVIPVYKYLLNFDEHKINKLERKFEPASSGYVMHLGVDKSYPELRHHNFFFSDNSKVNYDEVFHQYILPEDPTIYVVNTNKTDEAQAPEGHENIKILPHIPYIQNKPFSEAEYRQFRERILDKLESMGLQDLRQHIVYEDVWTPHDIENKYNSNKGAIYGVVSSKKKNKGFKFPKKSQYYKNLYFVGGSVNPGAGMPMVTLSGMQVAEAIIIGESS; encoded by the coding sequence ATGGGTAATAAAAAAGTTATTGTCATCGGAGGGGGCCTAGGCGGTATTTCCAGTGCAATTTGTATGGCTCAAGCAGGTTATAAAGTGGATTTATATGAACAAAATAAACATATTGGTGGAAAGGTAAATAGGCTAGAAATAGATGACTATGGATTTGATCTCGGTCCATCTATTTTAACTATGCCTAAAGTATTCCAACATTTATTCCAACAATGCGGTGAAAAGCTAGAAGATTATGTTAGTATTCGCAAGTTAGCATTACAGATTAGAAATGTTTATCCGGATGGTCAAATTATAGATTTGTATGAATCTATGGAAGATATATTAATAAATAATGAAACATTATCAAATAAAGATATAAAGCAACTTACTACATTTTTTAATTATGCTCAAAAGATACATGAAGTTGCTAAAAGAAGTTATTTTGATAAAGGATTAGATACGATGTCTGCAATTATCCGTTACCATGGTCCATTTTCAGCCTTAAAACAATTCGACTATTTTCATACAATGCAACAAGCAATTAACAAAAGAGTCGAGAACCCTTATTTAAGAGAAATGCTAGGATATTTTATCAAATATGTAGGATCCTCCTCTTATGATGCTCCAGCTGTATTGAGTTTACTGCCTCAAATGCAACATGCTGAAGGATTATGGTACGTAGATGGTGGGATTCATAAATTAGCAGAAGCGATGGAACAATTAGCGAGAGAGTTAGGGGTGTATATACATTTTAATGCCTCTGTCAAACATATAAATTATAATAACCAAAGCGAAGTGACAGGGATAACTTTAGAAACTAACGAAGAAATATATGCAGATTACATTATATCTAATATGGAAGTAATTCCTGTTTATAAATATTTATTGAATTTTGATGAGCATAAAATAAACAAATTGGAACGTAAATTTGAACCAGCTAGCTCAGGTTATGTGATGCATTTGGGCGTGGATAAAAGTTATCCAGAGCTTAGACATCATAACTTTTTCTTTTCGGATAATTCTAAAGTTAATTATGATGAAGTTTTTCATCAATATATTTTGCCTGAAGATCCAACAATTTATGTCGTTAATACAAATAAAACAGATGAGGCACAAGCGCCAGAAGGACATGAAAATATAAAAATATTGCCACATATACCGTATATTCAAAATAAACCATTTAGTGAAGCGGAATATCGTCAATTCCGAGAACGTATATTGGATAAATTGGAGTCTATGGGCTTACAGGATTTAAGACAGCACATAGTATACGAAGATGTATGGACGCCGCATGATATAGAAAATAAATATAATTCTAATAAAGGCGCCATATACGGTGTAGTATCTAGTAAGAAGAAGAATAAAGGTTTTAAATTTCCTAAAAAAAGTCAATATTATAAAAATTTGTATTTTGTAGGTGGGTCCGTAAATCCAGGAGCGGGCATGCCCATGGTAACCTTAAGTGGTATGCAAGTAGCAGAAGCTATTATTATTGGAGAAAGTAGTTGA
- a CDS encoding glycosyl-4,4'-diaponeurosporenoate acyltransferase — MKKIIYNALYWFIVQMVIAQLGTRISYKYLEKDNIYFRTWNFEQEGRLWQQLVKVQYWKRHLPDGKHINPNIVSKTTFDISNNMNEIRQFILETRRAELVHLLSIIPIIAFFKSSKSVKIINLFYVIIANVPCVIVQRYNRPKLIRIYLKMRKRKGD, encoded by the coding sequence ATGAAAAAAATAATATATAATGCGCTATATTGGTTTATAGTTCAAATGGTCATTGCCCAATTAGGCACGCGTATTAGTTATAAATATTTAGAGAAGGATAATATATATTTTAGAACTTGGAATTTTGAACAAGAAGGCCGACTATGGCAACAATTAGTTAAAGTCCAATATTGGAAACGTCATTTACCAGATGGCAAACATATTAATCCAAATATTGTGAGTAAAACGACATTTGATATATCTAATAATATGAATGAAATACGTCAATTTATACTAGAAACTAGACGTGCTGAACTTGTACATTTATTGTCTATAATTCCTATTATTGCATTTTTTAAATCATCTAAAAGCGTTAAAATCATTAATCTGTTCTATGTCATTATAGCCAATGTGCCTTGTGTGATTGTACAGCGCTATAATCGTCCTAAACTAATACGTATTTATTTAAAAATGCGAAAAAGAAAAGGTGATTAA
- a CDS encoding TspO/MBR family protein has product MKASEIIKSIIKVITPVTGGKFIGKFAVKNARKDYKKNVKPPFSPPGYVFPIVWPILYTTMGVAYALVTNKSEHKTLRGVYYTQLGLNYLWSVLYFKYKLRFSALVESVVLLGAVITTTVKFFNVKKIAGILLVPYMLWSAFATYLTAGNWFLNKENPSYTGKNEN; this is encoded by the coding sequence ATGAAAGCAAGCGAGATAATTAAATCAATCATAAAAGTTATAACGCCAGTTACCGGTGGCAAATTTATAGGAAAATTTGCAGTGAAAAATGCTCGAAAAGATTATAAAAAGAATGTTAAACCGCCTTTTTCACCGCCTGGATATGTCTTTCCTATCGTGTGGCCAATACTTTATACAACGATGGGTGTCGCTTATGCGCTAGTGACTAATAAATCTGAACATAAGACTTTAAGAGGCGTTTACTATACACAATTAGGGCTTAATTACTTATGGTCAGTCTTGTACTTTAAATATAAGTTACGCTTCAGTGCGTTAGTAGAGAGCGTTGTATTGCTTGGTGCAGTAATAACTACAACTGTAAAATTTTTCAATGTGAAGAAGATTGCGGGTATCTTGCTAGTCCCATACATGCTTTGGAGTGCATTTGCAACGTATTTAACGGCTGGGAATTGGTTTTTAAATAAAGAGAATCCAAGCTACACAGGAAAAAATGAGAATTAA
- a CDS encoding NAD(P)H-binding protein, producing MKKILLTGASGYIGGHLMNRLKDNYEIIAVSRHIENKKDEQNVTWKSADLFDLNEITEVMKDVDIAIYLVHSMMPSAKLTQASFEDMDALLADNFAKAASFNQVNHIVFMSGLIPNTNELSPHLRSRLECERILGAYGVPVSTLRAGLIIGSKGSSYPILKKLVERLPGLLLPQWAYNKTLPVAIEDVINGLYKIVERNPHTNESIDIGGPTHMTYKDLFKQTAEVLDKRLPTLDLPIIPIWLSKYWVKLISGVPKEMVYPLMDSLIHDMVRNEENTVEGISVGKIDFRESVRKALAEETTKQKKHKKSGKSAVKDVRAISRAILPKDMNISQVTELYADFLNKITLNVVNSDFNEDNFSITVPCLNKDLLLLKKDETASNDERILYRIVGGDFALDSNGGNARLEFRRLPNSNECIIALQEYEPTLPWWVYKYTQAKVHKSVMNLFKLKLETTKSIKKGDVNMKKFILPVVIVGAVVLKLYGLKKCLAKRNNMSNAEL from the coding sequence ATGAAAAAAATTCTGTTAACTGGTGCTTCGGGGTATATTGGCGGTCATTTAATGAATAGGTTAAAAGACAACTATGAAATTATAGCTGTTTCTAGACATATAGAGAATAAAAAGGACGAACAAAATGTAACTTGGAAATCTGCTGACTTATTTGATTTGAACGAGATAACAGAAGTGATGAAGGACGTTGATATTGCTATATATTTAGTGCATTCTATGATGCCTTCAGCTAAATTAACACAAGCAAGTTTTGAAGATATGGATGCATTACTAGCAGACAATTTTGCAAAAGCAGCGAGTTTTAATCAAGTGAATCATATCGTATTTATGAGTGGATTAATCCCTAATACAAATGAATTATCACCACACTTAAGAAGTCGTTTAGAGTGTGAGCGTATTTTAGGGGCTTATGGCGTACCAGTAAGTACTTTAAGGGCTGGTTTGATTATAGGTTCGAAAGGTAGCTCTTACCCGATCCTAAAAAAATTGGTGGAACGTCTACCAGGGTTACTGTTGCCACAATGGGCATATAATAAAACATTACCAGTAGCTATTGAAGACGTCATTAATGGGCTTTATAAGATTGTAGAACGTAACCCCCATACTAACGAATCAATTGATATCGGCGGACCAACTCATATGACATATAAAGACTTATTTAAGCAAACCGCTGAAGTATTAGATAAACGTTTACCTACCTTAGACTTACCTATTATTCCAATATGGCTGAGTAAATATTGGGTTAAATTGATTTCTGGTGTTCCAAAAGAGATGGTCTATCCACTAATGGATAGTTTGATTCACGATATGGTAAGAAATGAAGAAAATACAGTTGAAGGTATCTCTGTTGGCAAAATAGATTTTAGAGAGAGTGTACGTAAGGCTTTAGCGGAAGAAACTACAAAACAAAAGAAACATAAGAAATCAGGTAAGTCTGCAGTTAAGGATGTTCGTGCAATTTCGAGAGCAATCTTACCTAAAGACATGAATATAAGCCAAGTAACAGAATTATATGCTGATTTTTTAAATAAGATTACACTAAACGTCGTTAATAGCGACTTTAATGAAGATAACTTCTCAATAACTGTACCATGTTTGAATAAAGATTTACTTTTATTAAAAAAAGATGAAACGGCATCTAATGATGAAAGAATTTTGTACCGTATTGTAGGCGGTGACTTTGCGCTTGATTCAAACGGTGGCAATGCGAGATTAGAGTTTAGAAGATTGCCTAATAGCAATGAATGTATTATAGCGTTACAAGAATATGAACCTACATTACCATGGTGGGTGTATAAGTATACTCAAGCAAAAGTTCATAAAAGTGTAATGAATCTTTTTAAATTGAAGTTGGAAACTACGAAAAGTATTAAAAAAGGAGACGTAAATATGAAAAAATTTATTTTACCTGTCGTTATTGTAGGCGCAGTGGTTTTAAAATTATATGGATTGAAAAAGTGTTTAGCTAAAAGAAATAATATGTCTAATGCTGAACTATAG
- a CDS encoding tryptophan-rich sensory protein yields the protein MNSQRKWVILYFIAFLIMIAVNYLSGSNIGSIAQNKQAIIQPAGFAFAIWGLIYVLILVWLIKLWLMRSRDKEVVSRLKYLPIINFILNSVWIIVYTQQWFLISVIVIIALLYNIAQMYVILSSYRGYNRFPISIYFGWTTVATIVNIFSLAINNHVKTVFGLTELSWTLIALILATIIGLFIAVSFKDWLYPLVLIWPFYGIYIENSNHYLSVDIILITASFILFVIAVIIVWKNFIRDKL from the coding sequence ATGAATAGTCAAAGAAAATGGGTAATTTTATATTTTATCGCTTTTTTAATCATGATCGCAGTTAATTATTTAAGTGGTAGTAATATAGGAAGTATCGCCCAAAATAAACAAGCAATTATTCAACCTGCTGGTTTCGCATTTGCAATTTGGGGTTTAATCTATGTGCTTATTTTAGTATGGCTAATCAAATTGTGGCTCATGCGTTCGCGTGATAAAGAAGTAGTAAGTCGGTTAAAGTATCTTCCTATTATTAATTTTATATTAAATAGTGTTTGGATTATTGTTTATACACAACAGTGGTTCTTAATTTCAGTAATCGTTATTATAGCATTACTTTATAATATCGCTCAAATGTATGTAATATTATCCAGCTATCGCGGATATAATCGTTTCCCAATTTCAATTTACTTCGGTTGGACGACTGTCGCAACTATTGTTAATATTTTTTCGTTAGCGATAAATAATCATGTTAAAACAGTATTCGGTTTAACAGAATTGAGTTGGACGCTTATAGCGTTAATTTTAGCTACAATTATTGGACTCTTTATAGCTGTCTCTTTTAAAGATTGGCTATATCCATTGGTTTTAATATGGCCTTTTTATGGTATTTATATAGAAAATAGTAATCATTATTTAAGCGTAGATATTATTTTAATCACGGCTAGTTTTATATTATTTGTTATTGCGGTTATTATAGTTTGGAAAAATTTCATTAGGGATAAGCTTTAG
- a CDS encoding alpha/beta hydrolase — protein sequence MFTQNQSVMEKSGHSNFVNSQIPTLFLHGYGGSANSEKYMVKQAKQNGVTKDVITAIVSKDGEVELKRKLETDTANPIVQIDLANNKQGNLDENAKWFKNVLTKLQSEYDINKFNFVGHSMGNLSFAQYMLTYGNDPSLPQLNKQVNIAGTYNGVLNMNEKVNEISVDVNGKPSRMNPPYQELQQLEDIYNGKNIAVLNIFGDLEDGTHSDGRVSNSSSKSLKYLLGDSPESYKESKYKGKSAQHSQLHENKEVAKDFIAFLWRK from the coding sequence ATGTTTACTCAAAATCAATCTGTGATGGAAAAGTCTGGACACTCAAATTTTGTTAATAGCCAAATACCAACACTATTTCTACATGGTTATGGTGGAAGCGCCAATTCAGAAAAATATATGGTTAAGCAAGCTAAACAAAATGGCGTAACTAAAGATGTGATCACAGCAATTGTATCTAAAGATGGAGAAGTAGAATTAAAAAGGAAACTTGAAACAGATACAGCTAATCCTATCGTACAAATTGATCTAGCAAATAATAAGCAAGGTAATCTTGATGAAAATGCGAAATGGTTTAAAAATGTATTAACGAAATTGCAAAGTGAATACGACATTAATAAGTTTAATTTTGTAGGTCATTCTATGGGGAATTTATCATTTGCGCAATATATGCTGACATATGGGAATGATCCCTCGTTACCTCAATTGAATAAGCAAGTGAATATTGCTGGGACATATAATGGCGTATTAAATATGAATGAAAAAGTGAACGAAATTAGTGTGGATGTTAATGGTAAACCAAGCCGTATGAATCCCCCTTATCAAGAATTGCAACAACTTGAAGATATATACAATGGTAAAAATATTGCCGTATTAAATATATTTGGAGACTTGGAAGATGGTACTCATTCTGATGGACGTGTATCTAATAGTTCATCCAAGTCTTTAAAATATTTACTTGGTGATAGTCCAGAAAGCTATAAAGAGTCCAAGTATAAGGGAAAATCAGCACAACATAGCCAGTTACATGAAAATAAAGAAGTTGCTAAAGACTTTATCGCATTTTTGTGGAGGAAATAA
- a CDS encoding MFS transporter, with product MKGAMAWPFLRLYILTLMFFSANAILNVFIPLRGHDIGASNTVIGIVMGAYMLTAMVFRPWAGQIIARVGPIKVLRIILIINAIALILYGFTGLEGYFLARVMQGVCTAFFSMSLQLGIIDALPEEHRSEGVSLYSLFSTIPNLIGPIIAIGIWHADNISIFAIVIIFIALSTTFFGYRVRIAEQEPDTSHKIEKMSFNAVTVFAQFFKNKELFNSGLIMIVASIVFGAVSTFVPLYTVNYGFASAGIFLTIQAIAVVVARLYLRKYIPSDGLWHPKFMVIVLSLLMIASFVVAFGPQVGVFIFYASAILIGMTQALVYPTLTSYLSFVLPKVGRNMLLGLFIACADLGISLGSVIMGPLSDVLGFKWMYIICGLLVICIMILSVTKRPIPYKSN from the coding sequence ATGAAAGGTGCTATGGCATGGCCTTTTTTGAGACTATATATACTAACATTAATGTTTTTTAGTGCTAATGCTATTTTGAATGTCTTTATACCATTACGAGGACATGATATTGGAGCTTCAAATACAGTTATCGGTATTGTAATGGGTGCTTATATGCTAACTGCTATGGTATTTAGACCTTGGGCAGGACAAATTATTGCACGTGTTGGCCCGATTAAAGTATTGCGTATCATTTTAATTATTAATGCAATTGCTTTAATTCTATACGGTTTTACTGGATTAGAAGGATATTTCTTGGCACGTGTGATGCAAGGTGTATGTACAGCATTCTTCTCGATGTCATTACAACTAGGAATTATTGATGCCTTACCAGAAGAGCATCGTTCAGAAGGGGTTTCGTTGTATTCACTATTTTCGACAATTCCTAATTTGATTGGTCCTATTATAGCTATTGGTATTTGGCACGCTGATAATATATCTATTTTTGCGATTGTTATTATTTTTATTGCGCTATCCACCACGTTTTTTGGTTATCGCGTCAGAATTGCCGAACAAGAACCAGATACGTCCCATAAAATTGAAAAAATGTCATTTAATGCGGTTACGGTATTTGCTCAGTTTTTCAAAAACAAAGAGTTGTTCAATAGTGGTTTAATCATGATTGTAGCGTCGATTGTGTTTGGTGCGGTAAGTACTTTTGTTCCGTTGTACACTGTGAATTATGGTTTTGCTAGTGCGGGTATATTCCTAACTATTCAAGCTATAGCAGTGGTTGTAGCAAGACTTTATTTAAGAAAATATATCCCATCGGATGGATTATGGCATCCAAAATTTATGGTGATTGTATTATCGTTATTAATGATTGCATCTTTTGTTGTGGCTTTTGGACCGCAAGTAGGCGTCTTTATTTTCTATGCGAGCGCAATATTAATCGGTATGACACAAGCATTGGTATACCCAACATTAACGTCTTATCTAAGCTTTGTCTTACCTAAAGTAGGGCGTAACATGCTATTGGGTTTGTTTATTGCATGTGCAGATTTAGGTATTTCTTTGGGAAGTGTCATAATGGGACCTCTATCTGATGTACTAGGATTTAAATGGATGTATATTATTTGTGGCCTGCTTGTGATTTGCATAATGATATTAAGTGTGACGAAACGGCCTATACCCTATAAATCGAACTAG
- a CDS encoding ABC transporter ATP-binding protein: MLKIMNVEKSYSRSHIFRRSMTPIVKDVSFECPVGKAIAIIGESGSGKSTLSRMVLGIEKPNKGSVTLNDQAMYKKKVRNHQISAVFQDYTSSLHPFQSVKEILLEVMCQCDNQSKAVMEARAIELLEEVGLSKVYMDKYPNMLSGGEAQRVAIARAICMNPKYILFDEAISSLDMSIQTQILDLLVNLRSKRQLSYIFITHDIQAATYLCEQLIIFKNGKIEEQIATKDLHLSDNAYTKALIEKQLSF; this comes from the coding sequence ATGCTTAAGATCATGAATGTTGAAAAATCGTATTCGCGTTCACACATATTTCGGCGTAGCATGACCCCTATTGTTAAAGATGTGTCCTTTGAATGTCCAGTTGGTAAAGCAATTGCAATTATCGGTGAGAGTGGTAGTGGAAAATCAACATTGAGTAGGATGGTATTAGGTATTGAGAAACCTAACAAAGGTTCAGTAACGTTGAATGATCAGGCAATGTATAAGAAAAAGGTGAGAAATCATCAAATAAGTGCGGTTTTTCAAGATTACACATCTTCATTACATCCATTCCAATCTGTGAAAGAAATATTATTAGAAGTGATGTGCCAGTGTGACAATCAATCTAAAGCAGTCATGGAGGCACGAGCTATTGAATTATTAGAAGAAGTTGGATTATCGAAAGTATACATGGATAAATATCCAAATATGTTATCCGGCGGTGAAGCGCAACGTGTGGCGATAGCGCGCGCTATATGCATGAATCCTAAATATATTTTGTTTGATGAAGCAATCAGTTCTTTAGATATGTCTATTCAAACCCAAATTTTAGATTTGTTAGTAAATTTACGCTCGAAAAGGCAGTTAAGTTATATTTTTATTACTCATGATATTCAAGCTGCCACCTATTTATGTGAGCAGTTAATTATTTTTAAAAACGGTAAAATTGAAGAACAAATTGCAACCAAAGATTTACATCTAAGTGATAATGCTTATACAAAAGCATTGATTGAAAAACAATTATCATTCTAA
- a CDS encoding ABC transporter ATP-binding protein, with product MTLLTVRHLFIKDSWTNQTIVNDVNFTVDKGEVLGIIGESGSGKSVTCKALVGLNPKRLSVEGTVTFNNIQMLTLSEMQLKKYRGKDIAMVMQQGSRAFDPSSTVGKQLIETMKVHTQQSIQEIEATLIEYMDYMGLNNPKQILKSYPYMLSGGMLQRMMIALALALKPKLIIADEPTTALDTITQYDVLQAFKDIKHHFDCAMIFISHDLTVINHIADRVVVMRHGKLIEEGTREAVLYQPQQEYTQYLLSTRKKVNDYFKSVLRGDSNA from the coding sequence ATGACGTTATTAACAGTACGCCATCTGTTTATCAAAGATAGTTGGACAAATCAGACCATTGTTAACGATGTGAACTTTACAGTGGATAAAGGTGAAGTGCTAGGTATTATTGGTGAAAGTGGTAGTGGTAAGTCAGTCACATGTAAAGCTTTAGTAGGTTTAAATCCTAAGCGCTTAAGTGTTGAAGGGACGGTGACATTTAATAATATACAAATGCTTACTTTGTCAGAGATGCAGTTAAAGAAGTATAGAGGTAAAGATATTGCGATGGTTATGCAACAAGGTAGCCGTGCATTCGATCCATCATCTACAGTGGGCAAGCAATTGATCGAAACTATGAAGGTTCATACGCAACAATCTATTCAAGAAATCGAAGCAACTTTGATAGAATATATGGATTATATGGGGTTAAACAATCCCAAACAGATATTAAAGTCATACCCTTATATGTTATCTGGGGGGATGTTACAGCGTATGATGATCGCTTTAGCTTTGGCATTAAAACCCAAATTAATTATTGCAGATGAACCGACGACAGCTTTAGACACTATTACACAATATGATGTGTTACAGGCGTTTAAAGATATTAAGCATCATTTCGATTGCGCCATGATCTTTATTTCACATGACTTAACAGTGATTAATCATATCGCAGATCGAGTAGTTGTGATGAGGCATGGAAAACTTATTGAAGAAGGCACTAGAGAAGCGGTACTCTACCAACCACAACAAGAGTATACTCAGTATTTATTATCCACACGAAAAAAAGTTAATGATTATTTTAAATCTGTATTAAGGGGTGACTCAAATGCTTAA
- the opp1C gene encoding nickel/cobalt ABC transporter permease, producing MIILKRLLQDRGAVVALGIIILYVVLGFAAPLVTTHDPNHIDTANKYSGISLQHFLGTDHLGRDILTRLIYAIRPSLLYVFVALFISVLVGAILGFVSGYFRGYIDALIMRMCDVMLAFPSYVVTLALIALFGMGAENIIMAFILTRWAWFCRVIRTSVMQYTASDHVKFAKTIGMSDLKIIRRHIMPLTLGDIAIISSSSMCSMILQISGFSFLGLGVKAPTAEWGMMLNEARKVMFTHPEMMFAPGIAIVIIVMAFNFLSDALQIAIDPRISSKKKLRSVKKGLVQL from the coding sequence ATGATTATTTTAAAACGTTTATTACAGGATAGGGGTGCCGTGGTTGCTCTAGGCATTATTATCTTATATGTTGTGTTAGGTTTTGCAGCCCCTTTAGTGACAACACACGATCCTAACCATATTGATACAGCTAACAAATATAGTGGAATAAGTTTACAACATTTCTTAGGTACTGATCATTTAGGACGAGATATTTTAACGAGGTTGATTTATGCGATTAGACCTAGCTTATTATATGTTTTTGTAGCGCTCTTTATTTCTGTTTTAGTTGGTGCCATATTAGGTTTTGTTTCTGGATACTTCCGGGGTTATATTGATGCACTTATCATGCGTATGTGTGATGTGATGTTAGCATTCCCTAGTTATGTTGTTACACTCGCACTGATTGCTTTATTTGGTATGGGTGCTGAAAATATTATTATGGCATTTATTTTAACGCGCTGGGCATGGTTTTGCCGTGTGATTCGCACAAGCGTTATGCAATATACTGCCTCAGACCATGTTAAATTTGCCAAGACAATTGGCATGAGTGATTTGAAAATTATTCGCAGACATATTATGCCGTTGACACTTGGTGATATTGCAATAATCTCAAGTAGTTCTATGTGTTCCATGATTTTACAAATATCTGGGTTTTCATTTTTAGGGTTAGGTGTTAAAGCACCGACTGCTGAATGGGGTATGATGCTCAATGAAGCTAGAAAAGTTATGTTCACTCATCCAGAAATGATGTTTGCTCCAGGTATTGCAATCGTTATTATAGTTATGGCATTTAACTTTTTATCAGATGCATTACAAATTGCGATTGATCCAAGGATATCTTCAAAGAAAAAACTACGTTCTGTGAAGAAAGGATTGGTGCAATTATGA